A genomic region of Ewingella sp. CoE-038-23 contains the following coding sequences:
- the dppB gene encoding dipeptide ABC transporter permease DppB, with product MFQFILRRLGLVIPTFIGITLLTFAFVHMIPGDPVTIMAGERGISAERHAQLMAEMGLDKPLYQQYFHYVTGVLHGDLGVSLKSRVPVWQEFVPRFKATLELGICAMIFAVIVGIPVGVLAAVKRGSIFDHTAVGISLTGYSMPIFWWGIMLVMLVSVHLNLTPVSGRISDTVFLDDSQPLTGFMLIDSLIWGEPGDFKDAVMHMILPAIVLGTIPLAVIVRMTRSSMLEVLGEDYIRTARAKGVSRMRVIVVHALRNALLPVVTIIGLQVGTLLGGAILTETIFSWPGLGRWLIDALQRRDYPVVQGGVLLVAILIIVVNLLVDVLYGVVNPRIRHRK from the coding sequence ATGTTTCAGTTCATACTCCGACGTCTGGGGTTAGTTATCCCAACGTTTATCGGCATCACTTTGCTGACTTTTGCCTTCGTGCACATGATTCCAGGCGACCCGGTGACCATCATGGCCGGAGAACGCGGTATTTCTGCTGAGCGCCACGCACAGCTGATGGCCGAAATGGGCCTCGACAAGCCGCTGTATCAACAATACTTCCACTATGTGACAGGGGTGCTGCACGGCGACCTTGGCGTCTCGTTAAAAAGCCGCGTCCCTGTTTGGCAGGAGTTTGTGCCACGTTTCAAAGCCACGCTGGAATTAGGCATTTGCGCCATGATTTTCGCGGTGATCGTCGGTATACCCGTGGGGGTATTGGCGGCGGTGAAGCGCGGCTCCATCTTTGACCACACCGCTGTAGGTATCTCATTGACGGGATACTCAATGCCTATCTTCTGGTGGGGCATCATGCTGGTGATGCTGGTCTCGGTGCATCTTAATCTCACGCCCGTGTCGGGGCGAATAAGCGACACCGTGTTCCTTGATGACAGCCAGCCGCTGACCGGCTTCATGCTGATCGACTCCTTAATCTGGGGCGAGCCGGGTGACTTCAAAGACGCCGTGATGCACATGATCCTCCCTGCCATCGTGCTCGGGACTATCCCGCTGGCGGTTATCGTGCGTATGACCCGCTCTTCCATGTTGGAAGTGCTGGGCGAAGACTACATCCGCACCGCGCGTGCCAAAGGCGTGAGCCGTATGCGCGTCATCGTGGTCCACGCACTGCGCAATGCGCTGCTGCCGGTCGTGACCATCATTGGTTTGCAGGTCGGTACGCTGCTTGGCGGTGCCATCCTGACCGAAACCATCTTCTCTTGGCCAGGACTCGGCCGCTGGTTGATTGATGCATTACAACGCCGCGACTATCCGGTCGTGCAGGGCGGTGTCTTGCTGGTCGCCATTCTGATTATCGTGGTTAACCTGCTGGTAGACGTGCTCTACGGCGTGGTCAACCCGCGTATTCGCCACAGAAAATAA
- the dppA gene encoding dipeptide ABC transporter periplasmic-binding protein DppA translates to MKISLGKAGLLKFSMGLIALTVAASVQAKTLVYCSEGSPEGFNPQLFTSGTTYDASSVPIYNRLVEFKIGTTELQPGLAEKWDISPDGKTYTFHLRKGVKWQDSKDFKPTRDFNADDVVYSFERQLDKNNPYHGVSGGSYEYFEGMGMPDLISKIVKVDDYTVQFVLNRPEAPFLADLGMDFASILSGEYAANMLKAGTPEKVDLNPIGTGPFQLLQYQKDSRILYKAFPGYWGTKPQIDRLVFSITPDASVRYAKLQKNECQVMPFPNPADIAAMKKDKTINLMQQPGLNVGYVSFNVEKKPLDDVKVRQALTMAVNKQAIIDAVYQGAGSAAKNLIPPTMWGYNKDIVDYPYDPVKAKELLKESGHADGFTIDLWAMPVQRPYNPNARRMAEMIQADWAKVGVKANIVTYEWGEYLKRAKAGEHQAVMMGWTGDNGDPDNFFATLFSCAAAKDGSNYSRWCYKPFEDLIQPARAESDHAKRAALYQQAQVVMHDQAPALIVAHSTVYEPVRKEVKGYVVDPLGKHHFENVSVE, encoded by the coding sequence ATGAAAATCTCCTTGGGTAAAGCAGGGCTACTGAAATTCAGTATGGGCCTGATAGCGCTGACCGTGGCCGCCAGCGTCCAAGCCAAAACTTTAGTTTATTGTTCTGAAGGCTCGCCTGAAGGCTTTAACCCACAGCTGTTCACCTCTGGTACGACTTACGATGCCAGCTCCGTGCCTATCTACAACCGTTTGGTAGAGTTCAAAATTGGTACCACTGAATTGCAGCCGGGTCTGGCTGAGAAGTGGGACATCTCCCCAGATGGCAAAACCTACACCTTCCACCTGCGCAAAGGCGTGAAGTGGCAAGACAGCAAAGATTTCAAACCTACTCGCGATTTCAACGCGGATGACGTGGTTTACTCCTTTGAGCGTCAGTTAGACAAAAACAACCCATACCACGGCGTTTCTGGCGGCAGCTATGAATACTTCGAAGGCATGGGCATGCCTGACCTGATCAGCAAAATCGTCAAAGTTGACGATTACACCGTGCAGTTCGTGCTGAACCGCCCTGAAGCGCCATTCCTGGCTGACCTGGGTATGGACTTCGCGTCAATCCTGTCTGGCGAATATGCGGCTAACATGCTGAAAGCCGGTACGCCGGAGAAAGTTGACCTGAACCCAATCGGTACTGGTCCATTCCAGCTGCTGCAATACCAGAAAGACTCCCGCATCCTGTACAAAGCCTTCCCAGGATACTGGGGCACCAAGCCGCAGATCGACCGTTTAGTCTTCTCCATCACGCCTGACGCTTCTGTGCGTTATGCCAAATTGCAGAAAAACGAATGTCAGGTTATGCCGTTCCCTAACCCAGCTGACATCGCGGCAATGAAGAAAGACAAAACCATCAACCTGATGCAACAACCGGGTCTGAACGTGGGTTATGTCTCCTTCAACGTTGAGAAAAAACCGCTGGATGACGTGAAAGTGCGCCAAGCACTGACCATGGCTGTGAACAAACAAGCCATCATCGACGCGGTTTATCAGGGTGCTGGCTCTGCTGCTAAGAACCTGATCCCACCAACTATGTGGGGCTACAACAAAGACATCGTTGATTACCCATACGATCCAGTTAAAGCCAAAGAGCTGCTGAAAGAGTCTGGCCACGCTGACGGCTTCACCATCGACCTGTGGGCAATGCCTGTTCAGCGTCCATACAACCCGAACGCTCGCCGCATGGCTGAGATGATTCAGGCTGACTGGGCGAAAGTGGGCGTGAAAGCCAACATCGTGACTTACGAGTGGGGCGAGTATCTGAAACGCGCCAAAGCGGGTGAGCATCAGGCAGTGATGATGGGCTGGACCGGCGACAATGGGGATCCAGACAACTTCTTCGCCACCCTGTTCAGCTGTGCAGCGGCGAAAGACGGCTCTAACTACTCTCGCTGGTGCTACAAGCCGTTTGAAGACCTGATCCAGCCAGCTCGTGCTGAATCCGATCACGCCAAACGTGCTGCGCTGTACCAACAGGCTCAGGTTGTGATGCATGACCAAGCGCCTGCGCTGATCGTGGCTCACTCCACCGTTTATGAGCCAGTGCGTAAAGAAGTCAAAGGCTATGTGGTAGATCCACTGGGCAAGCACCACTTCGAAAACGTTTCTGTGGAGTAA
- a CDS encoding ParD-like family protein, whose amino-acid sequence MATSIRLDDDFVSEVKIHAEATHRSIPKQIEHWAKIGRIAEDNPDLTYRFIMETLLAKSEIDNHKVTRYVRRTERSKD is encoded by the coding sequence ATGGCAACCAGCATCAGGCTTGATGATGATTTTGTCAGTGAAGTAAAAATCCACGCAGAAGCCACCCATCGCAGTATTCCAAAGCAGATCGAGCATTGGGCGAAAATAGGCCGGATTGCCGAAGATAACCCTGACCTTACCTATCGATTTATTATGGAAACCCTCTTAGCCAAAAGTGAAATTGATAACCACAAGGTAACGCGTTATGTCAGAAGGACAGAGCGGTCAAAGGATTGA
- a CDS encoding type II toxin-antitoxin system RelE/ParE family toxin — protein MSEGQSGQRIDTFESHRFSKALNRLPQQQQAVVEDEIERIQDNPTIGELKKGDLNYLRVHKFQLNNQLALIGYSWVEDKIALYLLSLDSHENFYQDQKNHRKADLKLMK, from the coding sequence ATGTCAGAAGGACAGAGCGGTCAAAGGATTGATACGTTTGAGTCTCATCGTTTCTCAAAGGCATTAAATCGCTTACCGCAACAGCAGCAAGCCGTGGTGGAGGATGAGATTGAGCGCATACAGGACAACCCGACTATCGGCGAGTTAAAGAAAGGGGATTTAAATTACCTGCGGGTGCACAAATTCCAACTCAACAACCAGCTCGCGCTAATAGGCTACAGCTGGGTAGAAGATAAAATTGCACTGTATTTGCTGAGTCTGGATTCTCATGAAAACTTCTATCAGGATCAGAAGAATCATCGGAAGGCTGATTTAAAGCTAATGAAATAG
- the eptB gene encoding kdo(2)-lipid A phosphoethanolamine 7''-transferase — protein MNRVKTLSQQNLSFLLAIYIGIFLNVSVFYRRFAPMAHNLNLTEVVQAFTEVVAIVLFTFFLLRLLSLGGRLFFRIIASFLLLISVAASYYMVMFNVVIGYGIIASVMTTDIDLSKEVIGWYFFLWMAVVSIIPLILIWKNDLRLTLIEQMKTPGQRLLPLAILLAVVALVWLPLRMLDRQQSLNEKLTNIDLPSYGGVVAHSYLPSNWLAALGLFAYTQVDESNDASNLLDPAKKFTYIPPAGIDDTYVVFIIGETTRWDHMGILGYERDTTPRLSQEENLVAFRGTSCDTATKLSLRCMFVREGGAEDNPQRTLKEKNVFSVLKSLGFSSELFAMQSEVWFYNNTNTDNYSFREIIASEKRNDGKPVDDMLLVNELQESVKNHPQGKHLVILHTKGSHYQYSQRYPRSFARYTPECMGVDRSCSKAQLINAFDNSVLYTDTFIGNVIDSLRDKKAVVFYAADHGESIDENSHLHGTPRQMAPDEQFRVPMIAWASDSFLAQPDHQEAFDRLKAQQRVGGKKRHEELFDSILGCLGYTSPDGGINPANNWCAKPQSADSI, from the coding sequence ATGAATAGAGTGAAGACTCTATCGCAGCAAAATCTCTCCTTCTTGTTAGCGATTTACATCGGCATTTTCCTCAATGTCTCCGTGTTTTACCGCCGCTTTGCACCGATGGCCCATAACCTCAATCTGACTGAAGTGGTTCAAGCCTTCACAGAAGTGGTTGCCATCGTGCTGTTCACCTTCTTCTTGCTGCGCCTGTTATCACTGGGCGGGCGCCTGTTTTTCCGCATCATTGCCAGCTTTTTGCTGCTGATATCGGTGGCCGCCAGCTACTACATGGTGATGTTCAACGTCGTCATTGGCTACGGCATTATTGCCTCGGTCATGACCACCGACATTGACCTGAGTAAAGAAGTGATTGGCTGGTATTTCTTCTTGTGGATGGCCGTTGTCAGCATCATTCCTTTGATACTTATTTGGAAAAATGACCTGCGGCTAACGCTGATTGAGCAGATGAAAACGCCGGGTCAGCGCCTGCTCCCGCTGGCTATTTTGCTCGCCGTGGTGGCGCTGGTATGGCTGCCGCTGCGCATGCTGGATCGCCAGCAGAGTTTGAATGAAAAACTGACCAACATTGACTTGCCGAGCTACGGCGGCGTGGTCGCGCACTCTTATTTACCCTCTAACTGGCTGGCTGCGCTGGGGCTTTTTGCCTATACGCAGGTGGATGAAAGCAATGACGCCAGTAACTTGTTAGACCCGGCGAAAAAGTTTACCTACATTCCGCCGGCGGGCATTGATGACACTTATGTCGTGTTTATCATCGGCGAGACCACCCGCTGGGACCACATGGGCATCCTCGGCTACGAGCGCGATACCACGCCGCGTTTGTCGCAAGAAGAGAATCTGGTGGCTTTCCGTGGTACCTCGTGCGACACCGCCACTAAGCTCTCCCTGCGCTGTATGTTCGTGCGGGAAGGCGGGGCGGAAGATAATCCACAGCGAACTTTGAAAGAGAAGAATGTGTTTTCTGTGCTTAAGTCGCTGGGATTCAGCTCTGAGCTGTTCGCGATGCAAAGTGAAGTGTGGTTCTACAACAACACCAATACTGACAATTACTCTTTCCGCGAAATCATCGCCTCGGAAAAGCGCAATGACGGCAAGCCGGTAGATGACATGCTGCTGGTGAACGAATTGCAAGAGTCGGTGAAAAACCATCCGCAGGGCAAACACTTAGTCATTCTGCACACCAAAGGTTCGCACTATCAGTATTCGCAGCGCTATCCGCGCAGCTTTGCGCGCTACACGCCCGAGTGCATGGGCGTAGATCGCTCCTGTTCAAAGGCGCAGCTAATTAACGCCTTTGATAATAGCGTCCTGTATACCGACACCTTCATCGGCAACGTAATTGACTCACTGCGCGATAAAAAGGCCGTGGTGTTCTATGCCGCCGACCACGGCGAGTCGATTGATGAGAATTCCCACCTGCACGGCACGCCGCGCCAGATGGCTCCTGACGAGCAATTCCGCGTACCTATGATTGCCTGGGCGTCCGACAGCTTCCTCGCCCAGCCGGACCATCAGGAAGCTTTCGACAGGTTAAAAGCCCAGCAGCGCGTGGGGGGTAAAAAACGCCACGAGGAGTTATTCGACTCAATTCTGGGTTGTCTGGGATATACCTCGCCCGACGGTGGTATCAATCCCGCCAATAATTGGTGTGCTAAACCTCAGTCTGCTGACAGTATTTAA
- a CDS encoding organic hydroperoxide resistance protein — translation MSIEKVMYRAHVSSTGGRDGRAVSDDGLLDVKLGLPKEMGGLGGATNPEQLFGAGYSACFLGALKAVGAKEKVKIPADAKIEATVGIGEIPGGYGLEVQLDITLPGIERSEAEALVEKAHHVCPYSNATRGNIDVTLNVK, via the coding sequence ATGTCTATCGAAAAAGTAATGTACCGCGCTCATGTCTCTTCCACCGGTGGTCGTGATGGCCGTGCGGTTTCTGACGATGGCCTGCTGGATGTCAAACTGGGCCTGCCGAAAGAGATGGGGGGATTGGGTGGTGCAACGAACCCTGAGCAGCTGTTTGGCGCGGGTTATTCAGCCTGTTTCCTCGGTGCTCTGAAAGCCGTTGGCGCGAAAGAAAAAGTGAAAATCCCTGCCGACGCTAAAATCGAAGCGACCGTGGGTATTGGTGAAATCCCTGGTGGCTATGGCTTAGAAGTGCAGCTGGATATCACTCTGCCAGGTATCGAACGCAGCGAAGCCGAAGCTCTGGTTGAGAAAGCGCACCATGTCTGCCCTTACTCTAATGCCACTCGCGGCAACATTGATGTCACTCTGAACGTAAAATAA
- a CDS encoding MarR family winged helix-turn-helix transcriptional regulator, whose translation MKTKTESPISTNALLHLDQQMCFALYSANLALHKVYRKLLGELDLTYPQYLVMLVLWQRDDVIVSEIGEKLFLDSATLTPLLKRLETAGLLVRNRAKTDERQVIITLTDAGKALKEKAKGIPEAIMCATECDIDEMSALKGQLESLRERLKDKS comes from the coding sequence ATGAAGACGAAAACTGAATCACCAATATCGACCAATGCTCTGCTCCATCTGGATCAACAGATGTGTTTTGCACTGTATTCCGCGAATCTGGCACTGCATAAAGTCTACCGTAAGCTGCTGGGTGAGCTTGACCTGACCTATCCGCAATATCTGGTGATGCTGGTGCTGTGGCAGCGTGATGACGTGATCGTATCGGAAATTGGCGAAAAGCTATTCCTTGATTCCGCGACCCTGACGCCGCTGTTAAAGCGTTTGGAAACTGCCGGTCTGCTGGTTCGTAATCGGGCTAAAACCGATGAGCGCCAGGTGATTATTACCCTGACCGATGCCGGCAAGGCGCTGAAAGAAAAAGCAAAAGGTATCCCGGAGGCGATTATGTGCGCCACTGAATGTGATATCGATGAAATGTCAGCCTTGAAGGGCCAGCTTGAGTCCCTGCGTGAAAGGCTGAAAGATAAGTCCTGA
- a CDS encoding type II toxin-antitoxin system RelB/DinJ family antitoxin — protein MQMNDNKGLMPNEENMMPNALVQARIDSEIKDKASVVLESLGLTLSDVVRILLTRVANEGGLPAGFVSDSKAYDIWFKAKVRESLEDDTPGIPHKEVEAYFAKRREEKIV, from the coding sequence ATGCAAATGAATGACAATAAGGGCTTAATGCCCAATGAGGAAAACATGATGCCAAATGCTCTGGTTCAGGCGCGTATCGATTCAGAAATTAAGGACAAAGCAAGCGTAGTGCTTGAAAGTCTTGGTTTGACCCTCTCTGATGTTGTGAGGATTTTATTGACGCGAGTCGCCAATGAAGGAGGGTTGCCAGCCGGGTTTGTCTCGGATTCAAAAGCTTACGATATATGGTTTAAGGCTAAAGTTCGGGAGTCCCTGGAAGACGACACGCCGGGCATACCTCATAAAGAGGTGGAGGCGTATTTCGCCAAGCGCAGGGAAGAAAAGATCGTTTAG
- a CDS encoding alpha/beta hydrolase — protein sequence MHFRKLSRRLKRALFALLLVALTLFGVRAYDSLQGAPLEPWHRLVPEELTEVQLDKSTWADYLKAEQRAFEEVKQQVTDKLEPEDRIPLNRYYNRSPIYPEHFATDWNRSYELMPEGKPRGAVVLLHGLTDSPYSLRHIAQDYQRRGFVAVGIRLPGHGTVPGGLTNVDWPQWLAATRLAVREARRAAGPDVPLQMVGFSNGGALAVKYTLDALEDASLEQPARLVLISPMIGVTSFARFAGIAGWPAIFPAFAKTAWLNILPEFNPFKYNSFPVNGARQSYLLTRALQKQVGADAKSGKLAQLPPILAFQSVLDSTVSTRAVVTHLFNLLPPNGSQLVLIDINRNAYVGPLLRTSSETAIERLLPAGPRHYQTTVITNASPEQAATVAQITEAGQTQTITTALGIDYPAEFYSLSHVALPFPLDDSLYGRNPQGAPQYGIHLGRLAARGESGALVVSMDQLMRVSSNPFYPYMLQRIAQ from the coding sequence ATGCACTTTCGAAAATTGTCGCGCCGTTTGAAAAGAGCGCTATTTGCCCTGTTGCTGGTGGCGCTAACCCTGTTTGGCGTCCGTGCTTATGACTCCCTTCAAGGAGCACCGCTGGAGCCGTGGCATCGTTTAGTGCCGGAAGAACTGACCGAGGTGCAGCTTGATAAAAGCACCTGGGCGGATTATCTCAAGGCAGAACAGCGCGCATTTGAAGAGGTAAAACAGCAGGTTACGGATAAGCTGGAACCTGAAGATCGCATTCCTTTGAATCGCTATTACAACCGTAGCCCGATTTATCCCGAGCATTTTGCCACTGACTGGAATCGGTCTTACGAGCTGATGCCCGAGGGGAAGCCCCGAGGCGCAGTGGTGCTGCTGCATGGCCTGACCGACTCGCCTTATAGCCTGCGGCACATCGCTCAGGATTATCAGCGGCGCGGTTTCGTGGCGGTGGGCATTCGTCTGCCAGGCCATGGCACCGTGCCGGGCGGGCTGACCAATGTTGATTGGCCGCAGTGGCTAGCCGCGACAAGGCTCGCCGTGCGCGAAGCCCGCCGCGCAGCGGGTCCCGATGTCCCGCTGCAAATGGTCGGTTTCTCTAACGGCGGGGCGCTGGCGGTGAAGTACACGCTGGATGCGCTGGAGGATGCATCGCTTGAGCAGCCTGCGCGTTTAGTGCTTATCTCGCCGATGATCGGCGTCACTAGCTTTGCGCGCTTTGCCGGTATCGCGGGCTGGCCGGCGATTTTCCCCGCCTTTGCCAAAACGGCGTGGTTAAATATTTTGCCGGAGTTCAATCCATTCAAATACAACTCATTTCCGGTGAACGGCGCGCGACAGTCCTATCTATTGACCCGCGCCTTGCAAAAGCAGGTCGGCGCCGATGCTAAATCAGGCAAACTGGCGCAACTGCCGCCGATTCTGGCTTTCCAGTCCGTGCTGGATTCCACCGTCAGCACTCGCGCGGTGGTCACGCACCTGTTTAATCTGTTACCCCCCAATGGCAGCCAGCTGGTGCTCATTGATATTAACCGCAATGCCTATGTCGGGCCGTTGTTACGTACCTCCAGTGAAACGGCCATTGAGCGGCTGTTGCCCGCCGGGCCGCGACACTATCAAACCACGGTTATCACCAACGCGTCGCCAGAACAGGCAGCGACGGTGGCACAAATCACCGAGGCGGGGCAGACTCAGACAATCACTACGGCGCTCGGCATCGATTATCCTGCGGAGTTTTATTCCCTATCCCACGTGGCGCTGCCTTTCCCGCTGGACGACTCGCTGTACGGGCGAAATCCGCAAGGCGCACCACAATACGGTATTCATCTTGGGCGCTTAGCCGCGCGAGGTGAAAGTGGGGCGCTGGTGGTCAGTATGGATCAGTTAATGCGCGTGTCATCGAACCCCTTCTATCCCTACATGCTGCAAAGAATTGCGCAATGA
- a CDS encoding type II toxin-antitoxin system RelE/ParE family toxin produces the protein MQLVWKPMALEDRERIFDWLSAQNVQAAIALDDEFDLFSERVCIDPLIYRECRVAGLREAVIRPNYIMIYQIRDVELHIVRIIHTAQRWP, from the coding sequence ATGCAACTGGTATGGAAACCAATGGCACTCGAGGACCGTGAACGCATTTTTGACTGGTTATCAGCCCAGAATGTGCAGGCTGCGATAGCGCTTGATGATGAGTTTGACCTCTTTTCTGAGCGGGTCTGTATCGACCCGCTAATTTATAGAGAGTGTAGAGTCGCGGGTTTGCGTGAGGCAGTGATTCGGCCAAATTACATTATGATTTATCAGATACGGGACGTTGAACTTCATATCGTTAGAATCATTCACACTGCCCAGCGCTGGCCCTAG
- a CDS encoding antitoxin PaaA2 family protein, translating to MAQEMIDHALLTRLNEAGVVSQVSVIAQHGGWTVMIKYGASQAALMAQRSGKVRVFKRFETLAAYLKEFGINRFEVDITDFDPANGGGVIRPDRSEALKRAHEAAALDAWLREQVQESLDDPRPTLAHEDVKAYFAARKAVLNKKESE from the coding sequence ATGGCACAAGAGATGATTGACCACGCATTACTTACCCGTTTGAACGAGGCGGGCGTAGTGAGTCAGGTAAGTGTGATAGCCCAACATGGAGGATGGACAGTAATGATTAAATATGGCGCAAGTCAGGCGGCCCTTATGGCCCAACGCAGTGGTAAGGTGCGCGTTTTCAAACGGTTTGAGACGCTCGCCGCCTACTTAAAAGAGTTCGGTATCAATCGCTTTGAAGTGGATATTACCGACTTTGACCCCGCAAACGGTGGAGGAGTAATCCGCCCGGATCGTTCCGAAGCCCTCAAACGCGCCCACGAGGCAGCGGCTCTTGATGCTTGGCTGCGCGAACAGGTCCAAGAATCACTTGATGACCCGCGGCCAACCCTTGCTCATGAAGACGTCAAAGCTTACTTCGCAGCCCGTAAAGCCGTGCTGAATAAAAAAGAGAGTGAATAA
- the atzF gene encoding allophanate hydrolase has translation MNDSKSSVTPPFHAFTLSDWQRHYLSAPDSLRTSLSMVVASLNPQDTAWLYLATPAQLEAQFAHLEQLRRDANGSLASLPLFGVPFAVKDNIDVGGWPTSAACPEFTYVAQDDATVVANLRAKGAIVVGKTNLDQFATGLVGTRSPRGAVRNTFNPDYVSGGSSSGSASVLARGLVAFSLGTDTAGSGRVPAGFNNIVGLKPTKGWLSNKGVVPACRLNDAVSVFALTVEDAQAVAHAAGGYDAADAYSRANPHTAPAAMSAHPRFAVPNSLEFFGDALAEFEFDQALERLSASGVTLVPIDFTPFRELAEQLYYGAWVAERTVAVGKIFEETPEVMDPTVRGIVANGLNYSACDAWRAEYLRAELARKINLALEGFDALIVPTSPTIRTLEEMAQEPVRYNSQFGTYTNFTNLADLSALALPASIRADGLPSGITLIAPAWHDDALAAFGRQWQRSLSLPLGATGRELSANALMHAIPVSKGHVRVAVVGAHLTGMPLNFQLTQRKAVRVEQTTTAANYKLFALANTQPPKPGLVRAEGGSAIIVELWDIPLARFGEFVAEIPAPLGIGSLQLADGRTVKGFICEPWAISDATDITHFGGWRSYISHLASLNHA, from the coding sequence ATGAACGACAGCAAAAGCTCGGTAACTCCCCCTTTTCATGCCTTCACGTTATCTGACTGGCAACGGCACTACCTTTCTGCACCGGACAGTTTGCGCACTTCGCTGTCAATGGTTGTAGCCAGCCTGAACCCGCAAGACACCGCCTGGCTCTATCTGGCGACGCCCGCCCAGCTTGAGGCACAGTTTGCTCATCTGGAGCAGCTGCGCCGCGACGCCAATGGCTCGCTGGCTTCCCTGCCGCTGTTTGGCGTGCCTTTCGCGGTTAAAGACAACATCGACGTCGGCGGTTGGCCCACCAGCGCCGCCTGCCCTGAATTCACCTACGTCGCCCAAGACGACGCCACCGTGGTCGCCAATCTGCGCGCCAAAGGGGCGATCGTGGTCGGCAAAACTAACCTCGACCAATTCGCCACCGGCCTGGTGGGCACTCGCTCTCCGCGCGGGGCGGTGCGCAACACGTTCAACCCGGATTACGTTAGCGGCGGCTCAAGCTCCGGCTCGGCCTCGGTGCTGGCACGCGGGCTGGTCGCGTTCTCTTTAGGCACGGACACAGCAGGCTCTGGCCGCGTACCGGCCGGTTTTAACAATATTGTGGGCCTGAAACCGACCAAAGGCTGGCTGTCGAATAAAGGCGTGGTTCCGGCCTGCCGTTTGAACGATGCCGTCTCCGTTTTCGCCCTCACCGTGGAAGATGCCCAAGCCGTGGCGCACGCCGCCGGCGGGTATGACGCCGCCGACGCCTATTCGCGCGCCAACCCGCACACCGCGCCAGCCGCCATGTCGGCCCATCCGCGCTTCGCCGTGCCGAACAGTTTGGAATTCTTCGGCGACGCGCTGGCGGAGTTTGAATTTGACCAGGCCCTTGAGCGCCTGTCGGCCAGCGGCGTGACGCTGGTACCTATCGACTTCACGCCGTTCCGCGAACTGGCGGAGCAGCTCTATTACGGCGCGTGGGTGGCCGAGCGCACAGTGGCAGTGGGCAAAATCTTTGAAGAAACGCCAGAAGTGATGGACCCCACGGTGCGCGGCATTGTGGCGAATGGCCTGAATTACAGCGCCTGCGATGCGTGGCGGGCCGAATACCTGCGGGCCGAGCTGGCGCGCAAAATCAATCTGGCGCTCGAAGGTTTCGACGCGCTGATCGTCCCGACTTCCCCGACCATTCGCACGCTGGAAGAGATGGCGCAGGAGCCAGTACGCTACAACTCACAGTTCGGCACCTATACCAACTTCACCAATTTGGCGGACCTTTCAGCGCTGGCGCTGCCTGCCAGCATTCGCGCCGACGGCCTGCCGTCCGGCATCACGCTGATTGCTCCAGCATGGCACGACGACGCGTTAGCTGCCTTTGGTCGCCAGTGGCAGCGCAGCCTTTCTCTGCCTCTCGGCGCAACCGGTCGCGAGCTGAGCGCCAACGCGCTTATGCACGCCATTCCGGTCAGTAAAGGTCACGTGCGCGTCGCCGTGGTGGGTGCCCATCTGACCGGCATGCCGCTGAACTTCCAGCTGACCCAGCGCAAAGCCGTGCGGGTCGAGCAGACCACCACCGCCGCCAACTACAAGCTGTTTGCGCTGGCCAACACCCAGCCGCCAAAACCCGGCCTGGTGCGAGCCGAGGGCGGCAGCGCCATCATCGTCGAGCTGTGGGACATCCCGCTGGCGCGCTTCGGCGAGTTCGTGGCGGAGATCCCCGCCCCGCTGGGCATTGGCTCGCTGCAACTGGCCGACGGCCGCACGGTGAAAGGCTTTATCTGCGAGCCGTGGGCGATTTCCGACGCCACCGACATCACCCATTTTGGCGGCTGGAGAAGCTACATCTCCCACCTCGCCTCCCTGAATCACGCCTGA